In the genome of Thiorhodovibrio winogradskyi, the window GAGCATTCCATCCACCCGACGGCTGGAGAGAATTACGGCGTCCGCGCCCTGGTGCTCGCGTACCTGGCGCATGGCATCGCTCATATCCTTCGCTCGATATCGCCTGACATTCATCTGTGCTCTCCATCAAGCTCCAAGGGTTTTAAGGTCACGGGAGGCCGCATTCGCCAGCATGTCTCCCTGAAGTCCATGTCGTTGCTATCAAGCAGCGCGCGCATCGTTCTGTCCCACGGTCGCGACCACCCGAATACGTCTGTTGTCCGGAATCTCGGTAAAGGCGATCACGGTGAGATTGCGCACCGCACCGCGCAGCCAGCTCGAGATCCAGGAGCGGATTTCTGGTGCCACCACCAGCACCGCTGGCGCGCCTTCCACTTCCTGACGGCGAGCCGCATCGGCTACCGCACGCTGGACCCGCTCGGCCAGGCTGGGCTCGATCCCGATGGTCTCACCCTGACTGGCTTGCAGTGATTTATGCAAAAGCTGTTCCAATGACGGGTCAAGCGCGATCAACGGCAGTTCATCACTGGGACCAATCAGATCCTGCACAATGGACCGCGCCAGGGCAACCCGCACCGAGGCCGTGAGGGTGTCAGGATCTTGACTGGTCTGGGAGCGTTCCGCCAAAGTTTCGGCGATGGTCCGAATGTCGCGAATGGATACCTGCTCGGCGAGCAGATTCTGCAGCACCTTGAGCACTGCCCCCAGCGAGAGCTGTTTGGAGAAGAGGTTCTCTACCAGCTTGGGCGAGCGGCGCCCGAGTTGATCGACCAGATGCTGCACTTCCTCGTAGCCAATGAGTCGGTAGGCGTTCTCGCGCAGAACCTGCGAGAGATGGGTGGCGATCACTGTGGCGGCGTCCACCACAGTGTATCCGGCGCCCTGGGCCGCGTCCCGATCAGAGGGATCGATCCAGAGCGCATCGAGATTGAAGGTCGGATCCTTGGTCGGGGTACCCGGCACCTTGCCAAACACCTGCCCCGGGTTGATCGCCAGTTCGCGATCAGGAAAGACCTCGGCATTGGCCACATTCACCCCCAGCAGGGCGATACGATAATGATTGGGGCCCAACTCTAGATTGTCGCGAATGTGTACCGGCTGGATCAAAAAACCCAGTTCCTGCGAGAGCTTGCGGCGCACACCCTTAATGCGACCCATGAGCTGACCGTCCTGACTGCGATCGACCAGCGGAATGAGACGATAACCCACTTCCAGCGCGACCAGATCAACCGCCGGCACATCGTCCCACGACAGGTCGCGCTGCTCGGCCGAGGGCACCTCAACCCCGGGCGGCAGCGCCTCCTGTGTTTCGGGCTCTTCCAAGGCGTGGGTCTTGCGGCTCATTTGATAACCAGCACCACCCAGCATGCTGGCCAGCCCAAGGAACACCAGGTTCGGCATACCGGGAATCAAACCCAGGATGCCTATGATGCCAGAGGACACATAAAGCACCTTGGGATTGGCAAACAACTGTTTGGTGACCTGCTGACCCATGTCCTGGGTTGTCGACACACGCGTCACAATCAGCGCGGTGGCGGAGGACAACAGCAGCGATGGCAACTGAGCCACCAAGCCATCGCCAATGGACAGCAGCACAAAGTTCGATGCCGCCTCATTGAAGGTCATATCGTGCTGGGTCGTGCCGATAATGATCCCGCCGATAACATTGATGAACAGAATCAGAATGCCGGCGACAGCATCGCCGCGCACGAACTTGCTGGCACCATCCATGGAGCCATAAAAATCCGCTTCCTGGGCAATTTCCTCGCGTCGCGTGCGCGCGGTTTCCTGATCGATTAGGCCAGCATTCAGATCGGCGTCTATGGCCATCTGCTTGCCAGGCATGGCATCGAGAGTGAAGCGAGCGCTCACCTCTGACACGCGTCCCGCGCCCTTGGTCACGACCACAAAGTTGATGATGACCAGAATCGAGAAGACCACCAGACCAGCGGCAAAGTTACCGCCAATAACAAAATCACCAAAGGCCTGCACCACACGCCCGGCTGCGGCGGTACCATCGGCACCATTGAGCAGGATCACGCGCGTTGAGGCCACATTGAGCGCAAGACGCAACAGGGTGGCGATCAAGATAACGGTCGGAAAGATGGCAAATTCGAGTGGCCGCGGGGTATAGATCGCGACCATGATTACGACCAGCGAAAGCGCGATGTTAAAGGTAAAGAGGATATCCAGAACAAAGGGCGGCAGCGGCAGCACCAACATGGACAACAACGCCATGATAAGCACGGGCGCGCCAAGCCCGAAGCCACGCAGGGATTGGAGTCCGTCAGCAATGCTGGCCATCAGTGGGCTTTACGTGCGCGACGCGCGGCAGCTGGGTCAAGATATTCATCCGGCACCGGCAAGTCGCTTGGCATGGCGGGATGGAAATCCGGACGCTTGAGTTGGTACACATAAGCCAAGATGCGCGCCACGGCCACAAAGAGGCCGCCGGGAATTTCCTGATTCAACTCGGTGGTAAAGAAAATCGCGCGCGCCACCTTGGGTGCCTCTACCCTGGTGATCAGGTGCTCGCCGGCCAGTTCGCGAATCCTAAAGGCGACCTCGTCGACCCCCTTGGCCAGCAGACGTGGTGCGCCCATGACGCCCGGTTTATAGGAGATCGCCACGGCGTAGTGGGTCGGATTGGTGATGATCACATCGGCCTTGGGCACTTCCGCCATCATGCGCCGCTGCGCCATTTCCATCTGCATCTGGCGGATGCGCCCCTTGACCTCGGGCTTGCCCTCGGTCTCCTTGTGCTCGTCCTTGATCTCCTGCAAGGTCATCTTGAGCTGCTTGTTGTGGTTCCACAGTTGATAGGGCACATCAATCAGCGCGATCAGAATCAGTACCGCGGAGACCATCAGAAACACCCAGGCGGCCAGATGGGCAGCGTGCACAATCGCCTGCTTGATCGGCTCATCGCCAAGCATCAGCACCTCATCGACAATGCTCGAGAGCACCAGCGCGGCCACCCCTCCGACCAGCACAAACTTGCCAAGCGCCTTGCCAAGCTCCATTAAGCCGGTCGGCGAGATAAAACGCTTCATCCCTTTGATGGGGTCGAGCTTGCTGAACTTAGGCGCCAAGGCCTTTGACGAAAAATTGGCCCCACCAATGATCACCGGCCCAATGAGTGCCGCCACAGTAAGCAACGCCAGCAGAGGCGCGAGATTTAACAGCGCGCGACCGAACTGGGTGCCAAAATAACCCGGAATCGCCGCCGGGTCGAACAACAACTCGCGCTCCAGCATCAGCCCGTCGGCGAATTGGTTGGCGATACCAATGCCAAGATAGGAGCCGAACATCAGCATGAAGGTGCTGGCCACGATCAGCTCAATCACGGTATTGAGCTCCTTCGAGCGAGGAACCTGACCTTTCTCGCGGGATTCGCGTAAGCGTTTATCGGTGGGTTCTTCGGTTTTTTCTTGGCCGTTTTCGTTTTCGGCCATATGCCTTCTCCGGAAGTTGCTTCTCTACGGCTTGAGCTGGCAGCTTCAGCGGTGTATTAGAGCCTGATCAAGCGCTGAATCAACTCAAAGCCCAGTGTCATTAATTCGCCTAGCCGGGCGAAAAGGCTCGGCAGCAGAATACTTAGAAGCACAAATCCGGCCAACATCATGACAGGAAAGCCCACCGCGAAAATATTGAGTTGGGGCGCGGTGCGCGCCACCACGCCCATGGCCAGGTTCACCATCAGCAACCCGGCCACGGCCGGCAGTGCGATCAGCAGAGCGCCAGCGAACATGGTGCTGCCAAAGCTGAGCAGCGCCCATAAATCATCCGCGGTCAAGCCCCCGTCCCCGATCGGCATGGAGGAGAAACTCAGCAGCAACATCTCCAACAGCACCAAATGGCCATTCATGGCCAGAAACAACAGCGTGGCAATAATGACAAAAAACTGCGACACGATGGGCACTTGGACCCCGGCGGCCGGATCGATCACGGAGGCAAAGCCAAGCCCCATGGACAGGGCCATGCTCTCGCCCGCCTGGGTGAGCGCCGAAAACACCATCTGCAACACAAAACCCATAGCGATGCCAATAAGCACCTGCTGGATGGCCACGATCAGCCCCCGCATGCTGATCACATCGATGAGCGGCGGCGTAGGCAACTGGGGCGCAATCACCATGGCAAGCAAGAGCCCCATTCCCATGCGCATTCTCGTGTTTACACCGCGCGCGCCGAAAATAGGCGCCACCAGCAACATCGCGCTGATGCGCACAAAGGGCCAGATGAGAGAGAGCGCCCAGGTCATGATTTGATCGGCCGAGATGCTAATCATCGCGCCCTCGCACTTCGCTCAAGACCTAATCGCCACCGCATCAGCCCACTAGCAGTGGAATACTATCGTAGAGACCCTTGGTGTAATCAGTAATGGTCGCCAGCATCCAGTGTCCTGAAAAAAGCATGGCAGTAAACACGCCAAGCAGTTTTGGAATAAATGTCAGGGTCATTTCCTGTACCGAGGTCGCGGCTTGGATCATGCCGATCAGCACACCGATGGCCAGACCCGTAAGCAGCGGCGGCGTGGCCAGCAGCACCAGCACGGTTCCTGCCTCCTTGCCAACATCTATGACCATTTCAGGCGTCATGATTGCGCACCTCCAGGTAATGTAAAGAATCGAGACGCCGTTCAGCCATAAAAGCTGCGCGCCAGTGTGCCCATGATCAAGGACCAGCCGTCGATTAGCACAAAGAGCATGATTTTGAACGGCAAGGAGATAATCATGGGCGAGAGCATCATCATGCCCATGGACATCAGCACGCTGGCCACGACCATGTCGATGATCAAAAAGGGAATCAAAATGAGAAAGGCCATTTGAAAAGCCGTCTTGAGTTCGCTGGTCATGAAGGCGGGCACCAGCAAATTGAGCGGGATGGCATCCGGCCGGTCAAACCCATCAATGCCATTGATGTCGGCAAACATAGCCAAGTCAGTCTCGCGTGTCTGTGACAGCATGAAGGTGCGCAGTGGCCCCACCGCCGTGCTGAGCGCCTCCTCTGTGCCCAGCTCCTCGTTCATGTACGGCAAGATGGCCTCGCTGTAGATGTCCTGAAACACCGGGCCCATGATAAAAAGCGTCAAAAAAAGCGCCAGTCCCAGCAGCACCTGATTTGATGGTGTCTGGGTGGTACCGAGACCCTGTCGCAAAATTCCGAGGACGATCACAATGCGGGTGAAGGATGTCATCATGACCAAGGCTGACGGCAAGAGCGTCAGCAAGGTCATGATGATCAGCACCTGCAGGGTAATCGAATAGGTTTCCCCGCCATCGGGACCAGTGGTCACAGTCAGGGCGTTCAAGCCCCCCGCCTGTGCCCATGACTCAGGCGCGAACAGGGCGGATCCCGCCACCACAACCGCGGTCAGGAACGCCATCACCGGGATTTTCGATGGGGTGCGGGCGGGGCGACTGGATTGGTTCGGGCTCATGCGTCTTCGGTTTTGCTGATCTGCTTGCGCAGCAGAGAAGCAAAATCGACGCCAACATTCTTTCCAGTGGGACTGAGTGTCGGGGAAGTAGGTGCGGACTTGAGCGGCGTTTCAAGCCGATGCAGAGTGCGCATTCCGGCGGGACAGACCCCAATCAGAACCTGCTCTTCGCCGACCTGGACAAGCATCAAGCGCTCGCGCGTGCCAACGGAACGAACCGCCAGAATTTCGATAGCGCGCGGCACGCCGGCACGCGTTGCGCCAGAAAATCGACGCATTACCCAAGCAAAAACCAAAATGGCGATAACCACCATGGCCAGTCCGCCAACAAGCTGCGTCAGATAGCCGCCGGCACCATAGCTACCCAGGCCAACCTGACTAGCCTCTGGAGTGGCACGTCCGAAAGCCCCTTCAGTTGCCTGCGCCGCCCCTGCAAATACACACAGCATGGCGGCGATCCGGAGGGTTCCAAACCGCCGTTTGGGATTAGGAACGCGCACCCGCATCACTTGTTGATCTTCCGGATGCGCTCGCTCGGACTGATGACATCGGTGAGGCGAATGCCAAATTTTTCATTGACCACCACGACCTCACCATGCGCGATCAGTGTTCCGTTTACCAGAACATTGAGCGGTTCGCCAGCCAGGCGATCAAGTTCGACCACCGAGCCTTGGTTGAGCTGCAACAGGTTGCGAATTGGAATCCGGGTGCGGCCGATCTCCATTGAGATGGTGACAGGAACATCCAGCACCATATCGAGATTAACCGCATCGACACCTTCGGCAATGCTCTGAGAGAACTCTTCCGGCTGCATGGGTTTCGCGGCGGTAGGACTTCCGCCACCCCCTAGCCACTCTGGCTGCCGGCCACCTGAATTTCCTCCGCCGACAGCTGCCGCCATCGCCGCATCGACATCAGCCTGAGCGCCCCCGCCAGTCTTGTGCTCCTCCTGACGCTGCTCCTCGAGTGCGGCAGCCCAGTCGTCAGCAGCGGATTGGCCGTTGCCATCATCCTGCGCATCATCAACGGCCGAGTTTTCGTTGTCCTCACTCATCAGTAGAGACTCTTTTCGGTTAGGTTAGGATGTTGGCATTGCCGGACCAACCGTGACGAGGTCAGGTACTTGCGCGTTCTCAGCGATGCAGGATTTCGTCAATCTTAATGGCATTCTGTCCGTTGAGCGTGCCATATTTTCCGCGAAATAGCGGTACATCTTCCACGTTTAGCACGACCTGCTCAGGCAAATTAACCGGAATGATGTCGCCTGCCCGCACCCGAAGCAATTCCTCCACGCTCAGGGTCGCTTCCGTCAGAATAGAACTGATCTCGACCTCCGCGACCTGGACTTCTTCTTGTAAGGCTTTCAACCAGCGCTGGTCAACGCCTGAACGGTCTGATTGCAATCCCGTGTCCAAATATTCTCGAATGGGTTCGATCATCGAGTACGGCAAGGTTACATGCAGATTACCACCTCCACCGTCGAGGTCGACATGAAAATCGTTAATCACGACGATTTCGGTTGGGCTCACAATGTTGGCG includes:
- the fliN gene encoding flagellar motor switch protein FliN; translation: MSEDNENSAVDDAQDDGNGQSAADDWAAALEEQRQEEHKTGGGAQADVDAAMAAAVGGGNSGGRQPEWLGGGGSPTAAKPMQPEEFSQSIAEGVDAVNLDMVLDVPVTISMEIGRTRIPIRNLLQLNQGSVVELDRLAGEPLNVLVNGTLIAHGEVVVVNEKFGIRLTDVISPSERIRKINK
- the fliP gene encoding flagellar type III secretion system pore protein FliP (The bacterial flagellar biogenesis protein FliP forms a type III secretion system (T3SS)-type pore required for flagellar assembly.); amino-acid sequence: MAFLTAVVVAGSALFAPESWAQAGGLNALTVTTGPDGGETYSITLQVLIIMTLLTLLPSALVMMTSFTRIVIVLGILRQGLGTTQTPSNQVLLGLALFLTLFIMGPVFQDIYSEAILPYMNEELGTEEALSTAVGPLRTFMLSQTRETDLAMFADINGIDGFDRPDAIPLNLLVPAFMTSELKTAFQMAFLILIPFLIIDMVVASVLMSMGMMMLSPMIISLPFKIMLFVLIDGWSLIMGTLARSFYG
- the fliQ gene encoding flagellar biosynthesis protein FliQ; the encoded protein is MTPEMVIDVGKEAGTVLVLLATPPLLTGLAIGVLIGMIQAATSVQEMTLTFIPKLLGVFTAMLFSGHWMLATITDYTKGLYDSIPLLVG
- the flhA gene encoding flagellar biosynthesis protein FlhA; this encodes MASIADGLQSLRGFGLGAPVLIMALLSMLVLPLPPFVLDILFTFNIALSLVVIMVAIYTPRPLEFAIFPTVILIATLLRLALNVASTRVILLNGADGTAAAGRVVQAFGDFVIGGNFAAGLVVFSILVIINFVVVTKGAGRVSEVSARFTLDAMPGKQMAIDADLNAGLIDQETARTRREEIAQEADFYGSMDGASKFVRGDAVAGILILFINVIGGIIIGTTQHDMTFNEAASNFVLLSIGDGLVAQLPSLLLSSATALIVTRVSTTQDMGQQVTKQLFANPKVLYVSSGIIGILGLIPGMPNLVFLGLASMLGGAGYQMSRKTHALEEPETQEALPPGVEVPSAEQRDLSWDDVPAVDLVALEVGYRLIPLVDRSQDGQLMGRIKGVRRKLSQELGFLIQPVHIRDNLELGPNHYRIALLGVNVANAEVFPDRELAINPGQVFGKVPGTPTKDPTFNLDALWIDPSDRDAAQGAGYTVVDAATVIATHLSQVLRENAYRLIGYEEVQHLVDQLGRRSPKLVENLFSKQLSLGAVLKVLQNLLAEQVSIRDIRTIAETLAERSQTSQDPDTLTASVRVALARSIVQDLIGPSDELPLIALDPSLEQLLHKSLQASQGETIGIEPSLAERVQRAVADAARRQEVEGAPAVLVVAPEIRSWISSWLRGAVRNLTVIAFTEIPDNRRIRVVATVGQNDARAA
- the fliR gene encoding flagellar biosynthetic protein FliR, with product MSISADQIMTWALSLIWPFVRISAMLLVAPIFGARGVNTRMRMGMGLLLAMVIAPQLPTPPLIDVISMRGLIVAIQQVLIGIAMGFVLQMVFSALTQAGESMALSMGLGFASVIDPAAGVQVPIVSQFFVIIATLLFLAMNGHLVLLEMLLLSFSSMPIGDGGLTADDLWALLSFGSTMFAGALLIALPAVAGLLMVNLAMGVVARTAPQLNIFAVGFPVMMLAGFVLLSILLPSLFARLGELMTLGFELIQRLIRL
- the flhB gene encoding flagellar biosynthesis protein FlhB, coding for MAENENGQEKTEEPTDKRLRESREKGQVPRSKELNTVIELIVASTFMLMFGSYLGIGIANQFADGLMLERELLFDPAAIPGYFGTQFGRALLNLAPLLALLTVAALIGPVIIGGANFSSKALAPKFSKLDPIKGMKRFISPTGLMELGKALGKFVLVGGVAALVLSSIVDEVLMLGDEPIKQAIVHAAHLAAWVFLMVSAVLILIALIDVPYQLWNHNKQLKMTLQEIKDEHKETEGKPEVKGRIRQMQMEMAQRRMMAEVPKADVIITNPTHYAVAISYKPGVMGAPRLLAKGVDEVAFRIRELAGEHLITRVEAPKVARAIFFTTELNQEIPGGLFVAVARILAYVYQLKRPDFHPAMPSDLPVPDEYLDPAAARRARKAH
- the fliO gene encoding flagellar biosynthetic protein FliO, yielding MLCVFAGAAQATEGAFGRATPEASQVGLGSYGAGGYLTQLVGGLAMVVIAILVFAWVMRRFSGATRAGVPRAIEILAVRSVGTRERLMLVQVGEEQVLIGVCPAGMRTLHRLETPLKSAPTSPTLSPTGKNVGVDFASLLRKQISKTEDA